A single Arachnia propionica DNA region contains:
- a CDS encoding cation diffusion facilitator family transporter — MSEHHDHDTHNHEHHDESHDHDHHGHGHGHGHSHNHAHGSTNRKRLGIALGITGLIFAAEVIGAIVTDSLALLVDAGHMLTDSLGLVVALIAATLMKRPPSERHTWGWQRAEVLSAGAQSAILLCVGGYAIYEGVLRLFAPPEVEAGGVAVIGVVGLLGNVASLLVLMGGKDSNLNMRAAFLEVLNDALGSVAVIVSAVVIALTGWTRADTIAGLLVAALIVPRALKLLRESGSILLEATPTELDLTKVRQHLLERPHVKEVHDLHASVVSTELPVLTAHVVLADECFTDGHSQEILADIQECLIKHHEIRIEHCTLQLESEKVAEKHKEHLHA, encoded by the coding sequence ATGAGCGAACACCACGACCACGACACCCACAATCACGAGCACCACGACGAGTCCCACGACCACGATCATCACGGGCACGGCCACGGGCATGGCCACAGCCATAATCACGCGCACGGCTCGACGAACCGGAAACGCCTCGGAATCGCACTGGGCATAACCGGCTTGATCTTCGCCGCCGAGGTGATCGGCGCAATCGTGACGGACAGCCTGGCGCTGCTCGTCGATGCCGGACACATGCTGACCGATTCTCTCGGCCTGGTGGTGGCGCTCATCGCGGCGACGTTGATGAAACGTCCCCCCTCGGAGCGTCACACCTGGGGTTGGCAGCGCGCGGAGGTGCTGTCCGCCGGGGCGCAGTCCGCGATTCTGCTGTGCGTTGGAGGCTACGCCATCTACGAGGGCGTACTTCGCCTGTTCGCTCCTCCGGAGGTGGAGGCGGGCGGCGTGGCCGTCATCGGTGTGGTCGGCCTGCTGGGCAACGTGGCGTCGCTGTTGGTGCTGATGGGCGGCAAGGACAGCAACTTGAACATGCGGGCCGCCTTCCTGGAAGTGTTGAATGATGCCCTCGGGTCGGTGGCGGTGATCGTCTCTGCGGTGGTGATCGCCCTGACGGGGTGGACCCGTGCTGACACCATCGCCGGTCTTCTCGTGGCCGCGCTGATCGTTCCGCGGGCCTTGAAGCTGCTGCGGGAGTCGGGGTCGATCCTGTTGGAGGCCACACCGACCGAACTGGACCTGACCAAGGTGAGGCAACACCTGTTGGAAAGGCCCCACGTCAAGGAGGTGCACGACCTCCACGCCTCCGTGGTATCCACCGAACTTCCGGTTCTGACTGCCCACGTGGTCCTCGCCGACGAATGTTTCACCGATGGACATTCACAAGAGATTCTGGCCGATATCCAGGAGTGCCTGATCAAGCATCACGAGATCCGCATCGAGCACTGCACCCTGCAACTGGAGTCGGAAAAGGTGGCAGAAAAGCACAAGGAGCACCTGCACGCGTAA
- a CDS encoding IS630 family transposase, whose product MANKPAPALPLRDGDQAILEKVVRSSATTAGAAQRARIVLLASQGVANALISELVGVSRPTVNLWRGRYLEHGLEGLVDIPRPGRPKVVDDAAIITATLRPPPKRLGVTHWSSRLLAPRLGVHKSTVTKAWKKYGIRPWKADTFKFSTDPELEAKVTDIVGMYLNPPANAIVLCVDEKSQIQALNRTQKVLPMQPGHNEQRSHDYVRHGTTTLFAALEIATGKVTGLCKDRHRHQEFLGFLKHVARAYPEQELHLVMDNYAAHKRVEVRNWLTANPRIKVHFTPTSGSWLNLVEVWFGIIERQAIRRGTFVSVRELIGKIREFINSWNNRKHPFIWTKTPDEILAKINRKRKLTSTPRH is encoded by the coding sequence ATGGCGAACAAACCAGCCCCGGCCCTGCCGCTTCGTGATGGTGACCAAGCGATACTTGAGAAGGTGGTGCGTTCAAGCGCCACAACCGCAGGGGCAGCGCAGCGGGCGAGGATCGTGTTGCTGGCCTCCCAGGGAGTCGCGAATGCGTTGATCTCTGAGTTGGTGGGGGTGTCTCGACCGACGGTGAATCTGTGGCGGGGCCGCTACCTGGAACACGGTCTGGAGGGGCTGGTTGACATCCCACGTCCAGGCCGCCCGAAGGTGGTTGATGATGCAGCGATCATCACCGCAACGTTGAGGCCTCCCCCGAAGCGTCTGGGGGTGACTCACTGGTCGAGTCGGCTGCTGGCTCCCCGCCTGGGGGTGCACAAGTCCACGGTCACCAAGGCCTGGAAGAAGTACGGGATCCGGCCATGGAAGGCCGACACGTTCAAGTTCTCCACCGACCCGGAACTGGAGGCCAAGGTCACCGACATTGTAGGCATGTATCTGAACCCGCCGGCTAACGCGATCGTGTTGTGCGTCGATGAGAAGTCCCAGATCCAGGCGTTGAACCGCACCCAGAAAGTGCTTCCGATGCAACCTGGCCACAACGAGCAACGCAGCCACGACTACGTCCGCCATGGCACCACCACCTTGTTCGCCGCCCTGGAAATCGCCACCGGGAAGGTGACCGGGCTCTGCAAGGACCGGCACCGCCACCAAGAGTTCCTCGGTTTCCTCAAGCATGTGGCCCGTGCCTACCCGGAACAGGAACTACACCTGGTGATGGACAACTACGCCGCGCACAAGCGAGTCGAGGTCCGCAACTGGCTTACAGCAAACCCACGCATCAAGGTCCACTTCACCCCGACGTCGGGGTCATGGTTGAACCTGGTCGAGGTCTGGTTCGGCATCATCGAACGCCAAGCCATCCGACGCGGTACCTTCGTCTCAGTCCGCGAGTTGATCGGCAAGATCCGCGAATTCATCAACAGCTGGAACAACCGGAAACACCCGTTCATCTGGACCAAAACCCCAGACGAAATCCTCGCCAAAATCAACCGCAAACGTAAACTCACCTCAACGCCACGCCACTAG
- the cas2 gene encoding CRISPR-associated endonuclease Cas2, which yields MARRRYLISYDISDPKRLRATFNLMKGYGKWLQYSVFVCDLSKAELAMWERDIRDVIALAYDSVVVIDLGAPQDADIRMLGVPRRLPDEGPVVV from the coding sequence ATGGCCCGACGAAGATATCTCATTTCCTATGACATATCGGATCCCAAGCGGCTGCGAGCCACCTTCAACCTCATGAAGGGCTACGGGAAGTGGCTCCAGTACTCGGTGTTCGTGTGTGACCTGAGCAAGGCTGAACTCGCAATGTGGGAACGGGACATTCGTGATGTGATCGCACTCGCCTACGACTCGGTGGTGGTGATCGACCTCGGCGCCCCGCAAGACGCAGACATCCGTATGCTTGGGGTACCGCGTAGGTTGCCCGACGAGGGACCCGTGGTGGTGTGA
- a CDS encoding CRISPR-associated endonuclease Cas4/Cas1 has protein sequence MPAQGEYSAEPQLVPARMLNELVYCQRLFHLEWVDGRWAHNDDTIQGSVAHDATDRRSGRMPAPDEEEKPFTSIQVALSDPDLGVTAVIDRVDHEDGSSSPVDMKKGSGPREGGMWPADRVQVLTQAVLLRRAGYSVNRADISYLGSHHRASIEVGQDAETEVRELVALARKVAAQELPPPPLLNDPRCLRCSLAPLCMPDETNYLLERSGEQPRRIIVKNPDARPVYVNTQGASVKVSGGRLLVAVKGETVAERRLLDVSQVCVVGNVQITTQALRALWRRGAMVIWLSYGGWLDGWSQGPMNGHVTLRRRQVLASVHGLRFAQQMIRGKIHNQRVLLRRNAKVSLDDSVLEQLKELEAKTESAASLETLLGIEGTAARLYFGQFHKLLSPRLEVAAEFQAHGRARRPPPDPVNAVLGFCYSLLTKDLVAVLTGVGLDPFLGVLHQPRYGRPALALDLAEEFRALVAESVALQCLNNGEINEKSFMRGHLGVALTADGRRSVIQAHERRLEMELKHPLFGYQVSYRRVLDLQARVLAASFTGELDSYTPLMTR, from the coding sequence ATGCCGGCGCAGGGGGAGTACTCGGCGGAACCGCAGCTGGTTCCCGCGAGGATGCTGAACGAATTGGTGTACTGCCAGCGGCTGTTCCACCTCGAATGGGTGGACGGCCGCTGGGCTCACAACGACGACACGATCCAGGGTTCGGTGGCCCACGACGCGACGGATCGTCGTTCCGGGCGGATGCCCGCGCCCGATGAGGAGGAGAAACCGTTCACCTCGATCCAGGTGGCGTTGTCGGATCCGGACCTCGGGGTGACGGCCGTCATAGACCGGGTGGACCACGAGGACGGATCGTCGAGTCCCGTGGACATGAAGAAGGGATCCGGTCCCAGGGAAGGCGGAATGTGGCCTGCCGACCGGGTGCAGGTCCTGACCCAGGCGGTGCTGCTGCGACGCGCCGGGTATTCGGTGAACCGCGCCGACATCTCCTATCTGGGATCGCATCACAGGGCTTCGATCGAGGTGGGGCAGGACGCGGAGACGGAGGTGCGGGAGCTGGTGGCGTTGGCGCGGAAGGTGGCTGCGCAGGAACTTCCGCCCCCGCCGCTGCTGAACGACCCGCGCTGCCTCCGCTGCTCGCTGGCGCCGCTGTGCATGCCCGATGAGACGAACTATCTGCTCGAACGTTCCGGCGAGCAGCCGCGTCGGATCATCGTCAAGAATCCCGACGCCAGACCCGTGTACGTGAACACGCAGGGGGCGTCGGTGAAGGTGTCCGGTGGCCGCCTGCTGGTGGCGGTCAAAGGTGAGACGGTGGCCGAGCGTCGACTCCTCGACGTCTCCCAGGTGTGCGTGGTGGGAAACGTGCAGATCACCACCCAGGCACTCAGGGCATTGTGGCGCAGGGGCGCGATGGTGATTTGGCTCAGCTACGGGGGCTGGCTCGACGGATGGTCGCAGGGCCCGATGAACGGTCACGTGACGCTCAGGCGACGGCAGGTGCTGGCGAGCGTCCATGGCCTGCGGTTCGCGCAGCAGATGATCCGGGGAAAGATCCACAACCAGCGGGTGCTGCTGCGCCGCAACGCGAAGGTGTCGCTGGACGATTCGGTTCTGGAGCAGCTCAAGGAACTGGAAGCGAAAACCGAATCCGCTGCGTCCTTGGAGACGCTGCTCGGGATCGAGGGCACGGCAGCGCGACTGTACTTTGGGCAGTTCCACAAGCTGCTGTCTCCCCGACTCGAGGTCGCGGCCGAGTTCCAGGCGCACGGCAGGGCGCGACGTCCACCACCCGATCCCGTCAACGCGGTGCTCGGGTTCTGCTACAGCCTGTTGACAAAGGACCTCGTCGCGGTGCTGACCGGGGTGGGGCTGGATCCTTTCCTCGGGGTGCTGCACCAGCCCCGCTACGGCAGACCCGCCCTCGCCCTCGATCTGGCCGAGGAGTTCCGCGCTCTCGTGGCGGAATCCGTCGCATTGCAATGCCTCAACAACGGCGAAATCAACGAGAAAAGCTTCATGCGGGGACATCTCGGGGTGGCACTGACCGCGGATGGGCGACGTTCCGTCATCCAAGCGCACGAACGCCGCCTCGAAATGGAGCTGAAGCACCCGCTGTTCGGCTATCAGGTGTCGTACCGGAGGGTGCTGGATCTTCAGGCACGGGTGCTGGCGGCTTCTTTCACGGGAGAACTGGATTCCTACACCCCATTGATGACGAGGTGA
- the csb2 gene encoding type I-G CRISPR-associated protein Csb2, whose product MPTQVALRFVTGKYHANGWDHALNEGISEWPPSPWRLLRALISVWHTRCDDIPEEMIDDLLTGLATEPPEYLLPAARPSQTRHYMPNPDFLEGVKHSTSLQLDPRLNLDGEAEVVIRWPNLTLPAGQRDALERLLRKLPYLGRAESRCEAWLLSDEHSQQEKGWVRPSETGNTQVLVPEPGVTRKQLETSSLEMRKARLRYPSGSRWVRYELPGEALSAPAHCEVNDLLRPTTVRWRLEPTAPFRVEDGILAAHGLRGRILGTKKENTDLREQGSGVEALAGHHGVFDDGPQHRHSHWLWLPTLGAGGELTGQVEDLVLWVPDGIPADTLSRLAGARYLPRWSNAPKGYRSGAELHLQLMGPVDTVMHEYTSADATTWVSVTPFLTDRFPKQNKPREEFAQKLVERELGFRHPGGTPPVRVKLLADWENRDVVRFRRYRWNESMARRRRGMLLRLDFDEPLPKGLGERPEPLVLGSLSHFGFGLFRPVER is encoded by the coding sequence GTGCCTACCCAGGTGGCCCTGCGCTTTGTCACAGGGAAGTACCACGCGAACGGGTGGGACCATGCCCTCAACGAGGGGATCAGCGAGTGGCCGCCGTCACCCTGGCGGCTGCTCCGCGCCCTGATCAGCGTCTGGCACACCCGCTGCGACGACATACCCGAAGAGATGATCGACGACCTGCTGACCGGGCTCGCCACCGAACCTCCGGAATATCTGCTGCCGGCTGCCAGGCCGTCGCAGACCCGGCACTACATGCCCAATCCGGATTTCCTCGAGGGTGTCAAGCATTCCACGTCGCTCCAGCTCGACCCTCGGCTGAACCTGGACGGCGAGGCCGAGGTGGTGATCCGCTGGCCGAATCTCACCCTGCCCGCCGGACAGCGTGATGCCTTGGAACGACTGTTGAGGAAACTGCCCTATCTGGGGCGGGCGGAGTCGCGGTGTGAGGCGTGGCTGCTCTCCGACGAGCATTCCCAGCAGGAGAAAGGGTGGGTTCGTCCTTCTGAGACGGGAAACACCCAGGTGTTGGTGCCCGAACCTGGCGTGACCAGGAAGCAACTCGAAACCTCCTCCTTGGAGATGCGAAAGGCCCGTCTCCGATACCCCAGCGGTTCCCGGTGGGTTCGGTACGAGCTGCCCGGAGAAGCCCTCAGTGCTCCCGCCCATTGCGAGGTGAATGACCTGCTCAGACCCACGACCGTTCGGTGGCGGCTGGAACCCACCGCCCCCTTCCGTGTCGAGGACGGCATTCTCGCTGCCCATGGACTCCGGGGCCGCATCCTAGGCACCAAGAAGGAGAACACGGACCTGCGGGAGCAGGGCAGTGGGGTCGAGGCGCTGGCCGGACACCACGGTGTTTTCGACGATGGCCCCCAGCATCGGCATTCCCACTGGCTCTGGTTGCCGACGCTGGGTGCCGGCGGTGAGCTGACGGGGCAGGTGGAGGACCTGGTGTTGTGGGTGCCTGACGGGATACCCGCCGACACGCTTTCCCGGCTTGCCGGGGCGAGGTACCTGCCGCGCTGGAGCAACGCGCCCAAGGGGTATCGCTCCGGAGCTGAACTGCACCTGCAGCTGATGGGACCCGTCGATACGGTGATGCACGAATACACCAGTGCCGATGCCACCACGTGGGTGTCCGTGACCCCGTTCCTGACCGACCGCTTCCCCAAGCAGAACAAACCGCGGGAGGAATTCGCGCAGAAACTCGTGGAACGCGAACTCGGTTTCCGCCACCCCGGGGGCACGCCGCCGGTGAGGGTGAAGCTGCTAGCCGACTGGGAGAACCGGGATGTGGTGAGGTTCCGTCGATACCGCTGGAACGAATCGATGGCGCGACGTCGCCGCGGGATGCTGTTGCGGCTGGATTTCGACGAGCCTCTGCCGAAGGGCCTCGGGGAACGCCCGGAGCCTTTGGTGCTCGGGTCCCTCTCGCATTTCGGTTTCGGATTGTTCCGGCCGGTGGAGCGATAA
- the cas7g gene encoding type I-G CRISPR-associated RAMP protein Csb1/Cas7g, which produces MTSTVLNLTLRPAVGFRFQPTGFPDLGAATYQAHVSGEGWVQALHLESPQSMANRLELCTWDPAANDQAEALRGLPYVRVVDAGGGFLTSSRLEAHRLASAYLMDAKIDGGTGRVWLEDRLGLVKGRLVDHRALAKAIFDLDPVSLIHGVFFAQKQWPSQPKIARAITCFIDALDVRPAVSGGVKTDSVNPSNDEGRGAKEGYGMVPHQRVEYTARDITASVVVDHGQIKSYGLGEKSEAVLNALVDFELASLFRQDGLRLRTACHLVVDQDCEDLAKIPTLDEATAKLRQAIDQHGDLAPISELKWTGGGK; this is translated from the coding sequence ATGACCAGCACCGTCCTCAACCTGACCCTCCGACCCGCCGTCGGGTTCCGGTTCCAGCCAACCGGGTTCCCCGATCTCGGGGCGGCCACCTACCAGGCCCATGTGTCAGGCGAGGGATGGGTGCAGGCCCTCCACCTGGAATCGCCCCAGTCGATGGCGAACCGACTGGAACTGTGCACCTGGGATCCGGCGGCCAACGACCAGGCGGAGGCGCTGCGTGGCCTGCCGTATGTGCGCGTTGTCGATGCTGGCGGCGGTTTCCTGACCAGCTCCCGTCTCGAGGCCCACAGACTGGCCAGCGCTTACCTGATGGACGCCAAGATCGACGGTGGGACCGGGCGGGTCTGGTTGGAGGACAGACTCGGGCTGGTCAAGGGCAGGCTGGTGGATCACCGCGCCCTCGCCAAGGCCATTTTCGATCTGGACCCGGTGTCCCTGATCCATGGCGTGTTCTTCGCCCAGAAACAGTGGCCCTCCCAGCCTAAGATCGCCCGGGCCATCACCTGTTTCATCGACGCTCTCGATGTTCGTCCCGCGGTCTCCGGTGGGGTGAAGACGGATTCGGTTAACCCCAGCAACGACGAGGGGCGGGGAGCCAAGGAGGGCTACGGCATGGTGCCGCACCAGCGGGTCGAGTACACGGCCCGTGACATCACGGCGTCCGTCGTCGTCGATCATGGGCAGATCAAGTCCTACGGTCTCGGCGAGAAATCCGAGGCGGTGCTGAACGCCCTCGTCGATTTCGAACTGGCCAGCCTGTTCAGGCAGGACGGGTTGCGGCTGCGCACCGCATGCCACTTGGTCGTGGACCAGGACTGCGAGGACCTCGCCAAGATCCCCACCCTGGACGAGGCCACCGCGAAGCTGCGGCAGGCCATCGACCAGCACGGTGATCTTGCGCCGATCTCGGAACTGAAATGGACCGGTGGGGGGAAGTGA
- the cas8g1 gene encoding type I-G CRISPR-associated protein Cas8g1/Csx17, translating to MTTHVFPGLGCVPLINYLAALGVAKGVSEQADPAARFGWRAGVFRMDTEVEDITEFFVRDFVPTPVFSPWNAGSGFGEKDKTPLKYIRMLESSTTARLTSYRDTLAVIRLVLTAKSGKGWSKERLVQELRNRLPDDALPWMDASVVLTAKKTEYPPILGTGGNDGRLDFSTNVHQRLVDVLPELGAEPERSRAWMRDLLWGRSTEKLLAASVGQGDPAGAGTPGSSAFGSADAMVNPWAFILMVEGAMLFAASAAKKLGEQNSRVAIPFTVSSSPDGPIPGSANEDGRGELWAPLLESVTLAELRQVFEEARVSWDGGTANNAVAMYAAAHSFGVNRGISAFQRFGFLKRNGLAFVAVPLDHVEVRSRPEVIMAREPLRRARTFHKASGVASKTAARRFDASVTAFVRDPEWWNGIAMLRAQTELELTALRSRKNREELGHPSKLVPANAVIPVCRELFLKSPEARIAAGIASATFLPPTASQQGGGSGGQPIRRLLVGADPKNPKDPIDPEVMVPGLGVRPTVDVLADLVVWLAQHPGEGTRLARGWLPFLSHRYLVSWTDIHAWVGGLLDDDLVTHHLLAFLAVDWSGGNYMDNVTPDGECLFLDPTLAILQALASGSVRVRETAPDATGVVVGLEPSWSLQLRADRVADVHRAASGVISRGTISLPRTGETDIQVHTHSARISRPGLGPRILAALAAPSKPWALKRSAPEVENTEPYETTDLYEGALQ from the coding sequence ATGACCACGCACGTGTTTCCCGGCCTGGGGTGTGTTCCCCTGATCAACTACCTGGCGGCGCTCGGGGTGGCCAAGGGAGTTTCCGAACAGGCCGATCCCGCCGCGCGGTTCGGCTGGCGCGCCGGCGTGTTCCGCATGGACACCGAGGTGGAGGACATCACCGAGTTCTTCGTCCGGGACTTCGTCCCCACCCCGGTTTTCTCTCCGTGGAATGCCGGCAGCGGGTTCGGTGAGAAGGACAAGACACCCCTGAAATACATCCGGATGCTGGAATCCTCCACCACTGCTAGGCTCACCTCCTACCGGGACACCCTTGCTGTGATCCGCTTGGTTCTGACAGCGAAGTCGGGGAAGGGATGGTCGAAGGAACGCCTCGTGCAGGAGCTTCGCAACCGGCTTCCGGACGATGCCCTGCCGTGGATGGACGCCAGCGTGGTCCTCACCGCGAAGAAGACGGAGTACCCGCCCATTCTCGGTACCGGGGGAAACGACGGCCGCCTGGATTTCAGCACGAACGTTCACCAACGCCTGGTGGATGTCCTGCCGGAGCTCGGGGCGGAACCCGAACGCAGCCGGGCGTGGATGCGGGATCTGCTGTGGGGGAGGTCAACGGAAAAACTACTCGCGGCCTCCGTGGGCCAGGGCGATCCCGCCGGTGCAGGGACCCCCGGCTCCTCCGCGTTCGGCAGCGCCGACGCCATGGTCAACCCCTGGGCTTTCATTCTCATGGTGGAAGGGGCCATGCTGTTCGCCGCCTCTGCCGCGAAAAAACTGGGTGAACAGAACTCCAGAGTGGCCATTCCCTTCACCGTCTCCTCCAGCCCGGACGGACCGATCCCGGGTTCGGCGAACGAGGACGGCCGCGGCGAACTGTGGGCGCCTCTGTTGGAGAGCGTCACGCTGGCGGAGCTGCGCCAGGTCTTCGAGGAGGCGCGGGTTTCCTGGGACGGTGGAACCGCCAACAACGCGGTCGCCATGTATGCGGCGGCGCATTCCTTCGGCGTGAACAGGGGTATCTCGGCTTTTCAGCGTTTCGGTTTCCTCAAACGAAACGGCTTGGCCTTCGTCGCCGTTCCGCTGGATCACGTCGAGGTGCGGTCACGCCCAGAGGTGATCATGGCCAGGGAGCCGCTGCGCCGTGCCCGGACGTTCCACAAGGCCAGTGGAGTGGCGTCCAAAACCGCGGCGCGTCGATTCGATGCGAGCGTGACGGCTTTCGTGCGGGACCCCGAGTGGTGGAATGGAATCGCCATGCTTCGGGCCCAGACCGAGCTGGAGCTGACGGCCTTGCGCTCCCGGAAAAACCGTGAGGAACTGGGACATCCCTCGAAGCTGGTGCCGGCGAATGCCGTCATCCCTGTGTGCCGGGAGCTGTTCCTCAAAAGCCCCGAGGCGCGGATTGCCGCCGGGATCGCCTCTGCAACCTTCCTGCCGCCCACCGCTTCTCAGCAGGGCGGGGGAAGCGGTGGGCAGCCGATTCGTCGCCTGCTTGTTGGCGCAGATCCCAAGAATCCCAAAGATCCGATTGACCCCGAGGTGATGGTGCCGGGTCTCGGAGTCAGACCCACCGTCGACGTGCTGGCGGACCTGGTGGTGTGGCTGGCGCAGCATCCGGGGGAGGGCACCCGCCTTGCCCGGGGATGGCTGCCCTTCCTGTCTCATCGGTACCTGGTGTCCTGGACCGACATCCACGCCTGGGTTGGGGGACTTCTCGATGACGACCTCGTCACCCATCACCTGCTGGCTTTCCTGGCCGTCGACTGGAGCGGCGGAAATTACATGGACAACGTGACACCGGATGGCGAGTGCTTGTTCTTGGACCCGACCTTGGCGATTCTCCAGGCCCTCGCGTCCGGGTCCGTGCGCGTGCGGGAAACGGCGCCGGACGCGACGGGAGTTGTGGTGGGGCTCGAACCCAGCTGGTCCCTTCAGCTGCGTGCCGACCGTGTCGCCGACGTGCATCGCGCCGCGAGCGGTGTGATCAGCCGAGGAACGATCAGCCTTCCCCGGACCGGGGAAACCGACATCCAAGTCCACACCCATTCTGCACGTATTTCCCGGCCAGGTCTGGGACCACGGATCCTCGCGGCCCTGGCCGCGCCCTCGAAGCCGTGGGCGCTCAAAAGGAGCGCACCGGAAGTCGAGAACACAGAACCTTACGAAACCACCGACCTCTACGAAGGAGCACTGCAATGA